One part of the Sus scrofa isolate TJ Tabasco breed Duroc chromosome 8, Sscrofa11.1, whole genome shotgun sequence genome encodes these proteins:
- the LOC110262192 gene encoding ATP-binding cassette sub-family G member 2-like has product MSSNSYQVSIPMSKRNTNGLPGSSSNELKTSAGGAVLSFHDICYRVKVKSGFLFCRKTVEKEILTNINGIMKPGLNAILGPTGGGKSSLLDVLLQGKIRMDYLEMF; this is encoded by the exons ATGTCCTCCAATAGTTACCAAGTTTCAATCCCGATGTCAAAAAGGAACACCAATGGCCTGCCGGGGTCCAGCTCCAATGAGCTGAAGACGTCTGCTGGGGGAGCTGTGTTAAGCTTTCATGACATCTGCTATCGAGTGAAAGTGAAGAGTGGCTTTCTTTTTTGTCGGAAAACGGTTGAGAAGGAAATACTGACGAACATCAA TGGGATCATGAAACCTGGCCTCAATGCCATTCTGGGACCCACAGGTGGAGGCAAATCTTC GTTGTTAGATGTCTTACTGCAAGGAAAGATCCGCATGGATTATCTGGAGATGTTTTGA